GGCGGGATTCCAGGGTCAGACACCCGAGGGACAGATCACCACCCTCGGCCGTGGCGGCAGCGACCTGACCGCCATTGCCCTGGCGGCCGCGCTCAAGGCCGACTTGTGCCAGATCTACACCGACGTGGATGGCATCTACACCAGTGATCCCCGGATCGTTCCGGCCGCCCGCAAGCTCCCCGAGATTGCCTATGACGAACTGCTGGAACTGGCCGGCGCCGGCGCCAGGGTGATGCAGCTGCGGTCCGTCGAGTTCGCCAAGAAGTTTGGCGTCATTTTTGAAGTCCGCTCCAGTCTCAACGAGTCCCCCGGCACCATCGTGAAAGAGGAAACCACCAGCATGGAGGGCGTCGTGGTCCGCGGCGTTTCCCTCGACAAGAACCAGGCCAAGATCACGCTGTTCGGGGTTCCCGACCAGCCCGGACGTGCGGCCCGGATCTTCCGCGCCCTCGCGGACGCGGCCATCAACGTGGACATGATCGTCCAGAACTCCAGCCATGAGGGCGGGCTGCGGTCCACGGATCTCAGCTTCACCGTGGACCGTCCGGACCTGCTCAAGGCCAGCCGGGTGATTGACGGTCTCAAGGGGGAGGTCGGCTTCAAGGAGGCGGTGGCCGAGGAGGACATCGCCAAATTGTCCGTCGTCGGCGTCGGCATGCGCAGCC
Above is a genomic segment from Verrucomicrobiia bacterium containing:
- a CDS encoding aspartate kinase; amino-acid sequence: MALIVQKYGGTSVATTGRIRAVADRVARHRHQGDQVVVVLSAMSGVTDGLIRMAKEITPLPSEREMDMLLSTGEQQTIALAAIALHALGIPAVSLTGAQAGIVTDGVHTKAKIRNISPREVHRLLDQGAVVIVAGFQGQTPEGQITTLGRGGSDLTAIALAAALKADLCQIYTDVDGIYTSDPRIVPAARKLPEIAYDELLELAGAGARVMQLRSVEFAKKFGVIFEVRSSLNESPGTIVKEETTSMEGVVVRGVSLDKNQAKITLFGVPDQPGRAARIFRALADAAINVDMIVQNSSHEGGLRSTDLSFTVDRPDLLKASRVIDGLKGEVGFKEAVAEEDIAKLSVVGVGMRSHSGIAARMFDVLGGEGINIDMISTSEIKISVIIQLSRSEEGLRTLHRAFLEG